GCGCATGCTCATCTAGCTCCGATATGCTGTGTCCTCCAAAGCCGCGGCGGCTGCTTTCAAACAGACGCTCTGCACATTTTGCTGAGGCGATCGAGGTAGCCATGTGCTCACCTGTACCACTGGTGACGGCGGCTACCGATGTGCCTGTGTGGTCGTCAGAATCCTCAGGGATCACGGCCGTTCCGATTCCGACGAGAGCAGCAGGACCGATGCGACCGCGGTGCTTTATGCCGATGCCGCCGGAAGAGGAACCTGCGGCGATGCGCCCCTTTAGGTCTATGGCAATTGCGCCGACGGTGTCGGTTATCAgatcttcgtcctccttttGCTTCGGTGCATTCGAAAACATCGGGTCGCTGATCTGGGCGGGCGAAAGTGAGTGTTCCTCCGATTGGTTCTCCATGGTGTTCAGACTCTGGTTGTGGTCTTCCTTTACGCTCACAAACCCATCATGAGTTGACAATGACGGAGATCGTCTCGGGGTTTCCCCAGTAGCCGGGAAATAGCCAATATCTTCACTGTGACTGTGACGTACCACTGCCCTCTTCATGGCGGCTGGGCTTCCAGTACTGGCGCGTGACTGAAAAGCACCTGACACGTAATTCATGGCAGCTCGATCGACTGGCTTGCTTCCGTTGGTGAGACTTCTCTGAGGTGGGCGAGGTATGGCTGAAGGGACACTTCCAAGTGATCCATTTTCACCCAGTAAAGGGGACCCTCTACCATATGGTGAGTCGGGTTGGCCTTCGTTCCATATCCCAGTCAAAATCGCACTCGAGTGGTCCCGTCGCAAAGTCGACGCGTTTAGCGTTTCCGCCGCTTTTTCGTAGTCACTCGGTGTCGGCGACGGGCGATGTGTCTCTAGGTTTCTCAGAGACACTTGTGAGATGTGAGAGGAGTTACTACTTTGAGTAATCTGTCTTGCTTCCGCCTTTTTCAAGTCCTCTTTCCAGCGGAGAAAACGATCCTTTGCGTTCTTGGAAATGAGGTATTCGTTTGGTACGGTAGCCATCCCGTGTTCTTCGGCAAAGTCCCTAGCTCCGAGGCCCACGAGAATATTCGGCGGTACTCTTCGGAGGGAAAGAGGCTGACTACTTTTGTCCAGAATTAACTTGGCAAGCGAGATGGGGTTTTTGATGCCTGCATATGTCAACGAGTGTCAGCATGTCGTTTCTGGCCGCTCATATGTGGCACTGTCGGTTTGGGCGTACCCGAAACAGCGCCACAAGCACCACTCCTCCCCAGATGGTCGACTACAGTTGCGTCACATTCGACAACTCCATCCATGTTGAGATTACTTCCGAAGCCGGCATTCGTAATCTCTTTGTCCTCCAAACACCTGATAGCAGCTTCGACAGCCTCGGGGGCAGAAGCACCGGCTTTCAGAAACCTCATGGCGACACGGGAGGCTCTAGTTACAACCGCATCAGCAAGGGATCACCTGATGACTCTTGACTCAACTTACTCGCTGCATGCTTCCAAGTGAACCTTTTCATTCGTAATGCTATGGTACCCTGCACCTGCGTGGACAAAGATTGCCGCAACTGGCTTCGTCGTACGCTTCCATATCCTTTCGACACCACCGTCCAATCCGTATTCATGATCACCAGACCAGTTTGACTCTGAGGAGCTGTCCGACATGTCCATATCTGATTCAGGTGACCCATGGCCGGGCTCGGCATTTTTGCTGCTCATCGTGGGCGCAGCTGTGATAGAACGACTCGAGGAGATAGTCGAAGCAGCGTGTGATCTGGCGAGGTCGAGTTGTCTGGTAATCGAGCATGTGTCTTTCAAGCGAGTCTGTATTCTGAGGGCACATAGAGTCCTTAGTTTTGGTGTGTCATGGGTGACTTTTGTGCCTTGGGACAAAGATGGGCGAAAAGACTTATCGAGGCAAGGGCGAAGAGTTGGAGAAGATCGGAACGGGTGGATGAGATGAAAAGGGTGGTCGGACTTGGTGTCCCTCGTAAAAGCAACCTGCTAAAACAATGAATGGGAATAATGCTCGGTAGTGATAATGTCTTGAGGGGTATTTGAGATTGGAGCGATGCCCAATGAGCTAGATGATGCACTCAGGGTGGCCCGAGGGGTGAAGAGTCCCTTTGGATACAGTAGGTGGGCGGGATGAAGATGTGTGAAGGCAAAGGTGGCAAAATACAGAATacgacagagagagagagacggaGAGAGAGACGAAACGGAATGTGGACACTGGACAGGTTGATGATTCGTTGTGATAAGTGAGAAGCTGTGAGTGTGTGTAGCTTCTCCGCAAAGTGGACTTGCTTCGAGAGGATGAAGCTGAAATGAATCCGACAGAAATGGCAGGTGTGAGGGAATCTGGCTGGAGGTGATTTTCCATTCAGtatctccttccttcttagAAGGACACATCCTGTCTGGCTGGCCTTGTCGCTACAGTTTTGATACCGATCGGCCCCACTTTTTCCTAGCCATCATCGTCCGGGCCCGGGCCGTGTGCTTCAAACTCCGATGCTTGGGACCGGGGCATCGGTTAGGTTTCGGGGGGCTCGGATGGCGCGCAGGTGGCAGCGAGGTGTTTGGTTCCGTCATCTCCAGTTATGGCGTAGGTCCCGTCGCTGGAAATGCACAACTGACTAAATGGACCGCCGTACCATACGGGGACCTCGCGGTCTTGGCGCACAGCCGCACAGGTACCTCCACAGTACCACGCAGCGCTGTCAGCCAGACGAGTAAGGAGAGCTAGCTCGGCCAGGCACGTACAATCTTGGACATCAACCTCCATTTCCCGCCTGGCCTATCCACTACCCATCCACGCTCCCGCCCCGTCACttcatccatcaccaactaACAACAGCCGTTGCTTTACCAAACCGCAATCATCACGAGCTGCGCGTAGCAGCACACCACCGCAACAATGGCCAACACAACCCCCGCCGTTGTCATGGACAAGTACGTGCATCCAAGTGTCCCGTCTCCACCCCGCCCGCTCCTTAACAGCTCCGGGGCCGTCATCGCTAACATCCCCTAACCAGCGGCACGGGGTTCTCCAAGCTAGGTTCGCGACTCCGACACCCCAAGATATCCAATGACCACCGATTGACCAAGCTCTTCGTCGTCTGCAGGTTTCGCCGGCAATGATTCCCCCTCGTTCGTATTCCCGACGGCCATCGCGACCAAAAGCCCCTCGGCAGGCACCGGCGGCTCGGGCTCTGGCCGCCCCGCCGTAGCCAACAAGCCATCCTTCCTCACCGGCGGCGCGGGTCCAGGTGGCCATCTCTCAGCAAAGCGCGGAACCGAAGACCTCGACTACTTTATCGGCGACGAGGCCGTAGCGGCCGCCAATGGACCTGGTACGTTGGTCTACACCGCCTCAACGGAAATGGGTGCTGACGGTGTTAGGCTACGGGTTGCACTATCCCATCAGACACGGACAGATCGAGAACTGGGTGCGTTCAGGCTGCTAGATGGCATGTCACAAATGCCTAGAGCTAACTGGAGCTTAGGATCACATGGAAAGGTTCTGGTCCAACTCCATCTTCAAGTATCTGAGAGTAGAGCCTGAggaccaccacttcctcctcacTGAGCCCGTAAGACTACACTTTCCAAGCCACATCAGTACTACGTCTGCAGCACTGACACGTCGATTCAGCCTCTCAACCCTCCCGAGAACCGCGAAAACACCGCCGAGATCTTCTTCGAATCCTTCAACTGCGCCGGTCTCTACATTGCCGTCCAGGCCGTTCTGGCCCTTGCGGCTTCCTGGACATCATCCAAGGTCCAGGACAGATCCTTGACCGGTACTGTCATTGATTCGGGTGATGGTGTGACACACGTTATCCCGGT
The Neurospora crassa OR74A linkage group II, whole genome shotgun sequence DNA segment above includes these coding regions:
- a CDS encoding asparaginase produces the protein MSSKNAEPGHGSPESDMDMSDSSSESNWSGDHEYGLDGGVERIWKRTTKPVAAIFVHAGAGYHSITNEKVHLEACSEASRVAMRFLKAGASAPEAVEAAIRCLEDKEITNAGFGSNLNMDGVVECDATVVDHLGRSGACGAVSGIKNPISLAKLILDKSSQPLSLRRVPPNILVGLGARDFAEEHGMATVPNEYLISKNAKDRFLRWKEDLKKAEARQITQSSNSSHISQVSLRNLETHRPSPTPSDYEKAAETLNASTLRRDHSSAILTGIWNEGQPDSPYGRGSPLLGENGSLGSVPSAIPRPPQRSLTNGSKPVDRAAMNYVSGAFQSRASTGSPAAMKRAVVRHSHSEDIGYFPATGETPRRSPSLSTHDGFVSVKEDHNQSLNTMENQSEEHSLSPAQISDPMFSNAPKQKEDEDLITDTVGAIAIDLKGRIAAGSSSGGIGIKHRGRIGPAALVGIGTAVIPEDSDDHTGTSVAAVTSGTGEHMATSIASAKCAERLFESSRRGFGGHSISELDEHALLEAFILDDFMGHPGVKNQPSAGAIGVMTVKKDRTGYYFYFAHNTDSFALASMASTEREPSVVMSRLGEIGPVAQGGRRIRID